Proteins co-encoded in one Medicago truncatula cultivar Jemalong A17 chromosome 8, MtrunA17r5.0-ANR, whole genome shotgun sequence genomic window:
- the LOC25501490 gene encoding uncharacterized protein isoform X1, producing the protein MYFFSLFAFFYIFLSLFYLFCPLAIELSTMHDHTHQYPLPCLYCHPHSYIRMVQNLIERCMIFHMSQDQCIKALEEHAGIQPLVTLTVWRELQKENEEFFRAYLQQFIPPSPFTHFEKKHWK; encoded by the exons ATGTACTTTTTCTCTTTGTTTGCTTTCTTctatatatttctttctttattctATTTGTTTTGTCCATTAGCAATAGAATTAAGCACAATGCATGATCACACTCACCAATACCCTCTTCCTTGTTTGTATTGTCATCCACATAGCTATATTAGAATg GTTCAAAATCTCATAGAGAGATGCATGATCTTTCACATGAGTCAAGACCAATGCATAAAGGCACTAGAAGAACATGCAGGGATTCAGCCACTTGTTACTCTTACAG TGTGGAGAGAGTTGCAAAAGGAGAATGAAGAGTTCTTTAGAGCATATTTGCAACAATTTATCCCTCCAAGCCCGTTCAC tcattttgaaaagaaacatTGGAAATGA
- the LOC25501490 gene encoding uncharacterized protein isoform X2: MYFFSLFAFFYIFLSLFYLFCPLAIELSTMHDHTHQYPLPCLYCHPHSYIRMVQNLIERCMIFHMSQDQCIKALEEHAGIQPLVTLTVWRELQKENEEFFRAYLQQFIPPSPFT; encoded by the exons ATGTACTTTTTCTCTTTGTTTGCTTTCTTctatatatttctttctttattctATTTGTTTTGTCCATTAGCAATAGAATTAAGCACAATGCATGATCACACTCACCAATACCCTCTTCCTTGTTTGTATTGTCATCCACATAGCTATATTAGAATg GTTCAAAATCTCATAGAGAGATGCATGATCTTTCACATGAGTCAAGACCAATGCATAAAGGCACTAGAAGAACATGCAGGGATTCAGCCACTTGTTACTCTTACAG TGTGGAGAGAGTTGCAAAAGGAGAATGAAGAGTTCTTTAGAGCATATTTGCAACAATTTATCCCTCCAAGCCCGTTCAC GTAG
- the LOC25501491 gene encoding protein PHYLLO, chloroplastic isoform X1: protein MNLPVPALRSSPFYNASLFLIFPHSHSHSHSSTSSSSPFAIGVTRTVLPKLHVVSGGVRFDGSLPLNDDDEVVFEHCVTRTLPPALTLEDGLHKLKDALEILKLAPPSCETGFLRFQVLVPPSSKALSWFCCQPESSGVFPLIFVSKNMDDPTCKSLYVNGSRGVFGIGTAVSFVHSSPGNKSLIKRYISTDSTDIVAYGFMDINLDNDSVSINHEDGSFSFFIPQIELDEMESVSILTMTLAWDNFSLSNFGKALHLLEVSLNQVIYHVWSTSSAEKSKCVRAALRKLNLVEDRSIPRVYINTVARGGTESVGDIMELKESPSSSQFCARLSATLTVSNNMLDHSIEFSHSLNESANINAVWASLLVEECTRLGLTYFCVAPGSRSSPLAVAAASHQLITCISCFDERSLAFHAVGYGRGSHIPAVVITSSGTAVSNLLPAVVEASQDFVPLILLTADRPPELLDCGANQAIDQVNHFGSFVRFFFNLPAPTDQIPAKIVLTTLDSAVHRATTSPCGPVHINCPFREPLESSPLRWLSSCLKGLNFWMTNADPFTKYIHMQLSHPCINAPGEMIEVLNLIQRANSGLLLFGAIHSEDEMWAALLLAKHLQWPVVADILSGLRLRKLLTSFSDIERNFIFVDNLDHALLSDSVKSWLKIDVVIQIGSRITSKRICQILEECVPSSYIMVDRHPFRHDPSHIVTHRIQTTIFYFVGCLLEVTFPHSRSIWSTSLRLLSKMVEWQIQFQITAESSLTEPYVAHVMSKALYPESALFLGNSMPIRDVDMYGHSGPIHDHSVASLMLNSDLPLTLMRVAANRGASGIDGLLSTAIGFAVGCNKKVFCVIGDISLLHDTNGLAILNQRKLRKPMTILVVNNHGGAIFSVLPLADKVERSILHQYFYTSHNISIRELCLAHSIKHLHVKTKAELDEALCVAHHEQMDCMVEIESSIDANANFHSILKKNAFQTAQDTIRFLSVPFNQCSINDEFCIHKIHKIECSKYRFALSAPSTAASVGDNCKEFYREGFILSVILEDGSVGFGEVAPLEIHKENLVDAEYQLRFLTHVMEQVDISSFLSLLKGSFSYWIWNELGILPSSIFPSVRCGLEMAILNAIADSKGSNLLDILHPSTNENNKYERSSEIQICALVDSNQSPAEVAKVAAALVKEGFSAIKLKVARGRDPVQDATLIQEVRKEVGCHIMIRADANRNWTFEEAMKFGSLVKDCNLQYIEEPVQDEDDILKFCEESGLPVALDETIDKIQEHPLEKLVKFTHSGIVAVVIKPSVVGGFENAALIAQWAHQLGKMAVVSSAFESSLSLSAYTQFSSYLDIQRSNTFKLFDVKEAPSVAHGLGTYRWLKEDITLDPLLIGRNPRSGLVEASVENASRLLSNFQVDQNVICNIIAEEKVCRYQLNVEHNNLSCSFEVCETGLKTNDNILVFLHGFLGSGEDWITIMKTFSESARCISIDLPGHGKSILHGVKSASEEPSLSLEIIADILHKLTHHVAPAKITLVGYSMGARIALYMALRFSSKIKGAVLISASPGLKDKLARKIRAAKDDSRACSVIAHGLQLFLSSWYAGELWKSLRSHPHFNRITASRLQHNDVHNLAQILSGLSIGRHPPLWEDLPNCRVPLLIIHGEKDKKFKKIAQAMMNAINSCLGSKLEEVNDIHEVVEIPNCGHAAHLENPLPLIAALRQFLTRL from the exons ATGAATTTACCTGTACCTGCTCTCCGATCTTCACCCTTCTACAACGCTTCACTCTTTCTCATCTTCCCACATTCACATTCACATTCACATTCAtccacttcttcttcttcgcctTTCGCCATTGGAGTTACTCGAACAGTACTTCCCAAACTTCACGTTGTTTCAGGAGGAGTGAGATTTGACGGGTCATTACCTCTAAACGACGACGACGAAGTTGTTTTCGAGCACTGCGTTACACGGACTCTGCCTCCCGCGCTTACATTGGAAGACGGACTTCACAAATTGAAAGATGCTCTTGAGATTTTGAAACTTGCTCCGCCTAGTTGTGAGACTGGATTCCTTAGGTTTCAG GTGCTGGTACCTCCGAGTTCTAAGGCATTGAGTTGGTTTTGCTGTCAACCGGAGTCATCAGGAGTCTTTCCTCTGATTTTTGTTTCGAAAAACATGGATGATCCCACGTGCAAGTCACTTTATGTGAATGGAAGCCGTGGAGTTTTTGGCATCGGTACTGCAGTTTCTTTTGTACATTCTTCCCCTGGAAACAAGAGTTTGATCAAAAG ATACATCTCAACTGATTCAACCGATATAGTGGCCTATGGTTTTATGGATATTAATTTAGATAATGATTCTGTTAGCATTAATCACGAGGATGGTTCTTTTAGCTTTTTCATCCCCCAG ATTGAGTTAGATGAGATGGAAAGTGTTTCTATTCTGACAATGACACTTGCATGGGATAACTTTTCCCTTTCTAATTTTGGGAAAGCTCTTCATTTGCTCGAAGTTTCTCTAAACCAG GTCATATATCATGTCTGGTCCACTTCCAGCGCTGAGAAATCCAAATGCGTAAGAGCTGCCCTCAGAAAACTCAATTTGGTAGAAGATAGATCGATTCCAAGG GTCTACATAAACACTGTTGCACGGGGTGGAACAGAAAGTGTGGGCGACATCATGGAACTG AAAGAGTCTCCATCTTCTAGTCAATTCTGTGCCAGGCTTTCAGCAACCCTCACTGTTTCAAATAACATG TTGGATCATTCCATTGAATTTTCGCACTCACTGAACGAAAGCGCCAATATCAATGCTGTTTGGGCATCACTTTTAGTTGAAGAATGTACACGACTTGGTTTGACG tatttttgtGTGGCACCTGGATCTAGATCTTCCCCACTTGCTGTTGCCGCTGCAAGTCACCAATTAATTACTTGTATTTCATGCTTTGATGAACGTTCACTTGCATTTCATGCTGTTGGATATGGAAGAGGTTCTCACATTCCAGCAGTAGTCATAACATCATCAGGCACTGCAGTTTCAAACCTTCTTCCAGCT GTTGTGGAGGCTAGTCAAGATTTTGTGCCGCTTATTTTACTTACAGCTGATCGACCTCCAGAGCTTCTGGATTGTGGGGCAAACCAAGCAATTGATCAG GTGAACCATTTTGGTTCTTTTGTGAGATTTTTCTTTAATCTCCCTGCACCAACAGATCAGATTCCCGCAAAGATAGTACTTACTACTCTTGATTCTGCTGTACATCGGGCAACAACTTCTCCATGTGGTCCCGTGCATATTAACTGCCCTTTCCGAGAGCCTTTGGAAAGCAGTCCCCTCCGCTGGTTATCAAGCTGTTTAAAAGGATTAAACTTCTGGATGACTAATGCTGACCCATTTACCAAGTATATTCATATGCAATTGTCTCATCCATGTATAAATGCTCCTGGTGAAATGATTGAAGTTTTAAATCTGATTCAAAGAGCCAACAGTGGTCTTCTACTATTTGGTGCAATCCATTCAGAGGATGAGATGTGGGCTGCTCTGCTTTTAGCTAAACACCTCCAGTGGCCTGTTGTAGCAGATATCTTGTCAGGGTTGCGGTTGAGAAAgcttttaacttctttttctgatattgaaagaaattttatttttgtcgaTAATCTTGATCATGCTCTTCTCTCAGATTCTGTCAAGAGCTGGTTGAAGATTGATGTAGTTATTCAG ATAGGAAGCAGGATAACCAGCAAACGAATCTGTCAAATTCTTGAGGAATGTGTCCCTTCTTCATATATTATGGTTGACAGGCATCCATTTCGTCATGATCCATCGCATATTGTAACCCATCGGATACAAACTACCATCTTTTATTTTGTGGGCTGTTTACTTGAGGTTACTTTTCCACATTCAAGGAGCATATGGAGCACTTCCCTACGGTTGCTGAGTAAAATG GTTGAATGGCAGATACAATTTCAGATCACTGCTGAGTCCTCCCTAACTGAACCTTATGTTGCACATGTGATGTCAAAAGCTCTTTACCCTGAATCTGCTCTTTTCCTGGGTAACAGTATGCCTATTCGTGATGTAGATATGTATGGACATAGTGGACCCATACATGATCATAGTGTTGCATCTCTTATGCTAAATTCAGACCTACCACTTACCTTGATGAGAGTAGCTGCTAACAGGGGAGCTAGTGGTATTGATGGGTTACTCAGCACGGCCATTGGTTTTGCTGTAGGATGCAACAAAAAG GTGTTCTGTGTAATTGGAGATATTTCATTGTTGCATGATACAAACGGTCTGGCAATTTTGAACCAGCG gAAATTGCGGAAACCAATGACAATTCTTGTGGTTAATAACCACGGAGGTGCAATTTTCAGTGTTCTTCCTTTGGCAGATAAAGTTGAACGAAGTATACTGCATCAATATTTCTACACCTCTCACAACATTTCAATCCGTGAGCTATGCTTGGCACATAG TATCAAACATTTACATGTGAAGACAAAGGCGGAACTCGATGAAGCTCTGTGTGTAGCTCATCATGAACAGATGGATTGTATGGTTGAAATTGAGAGTTCCATTGATGCCAATGCCAATTTTCACAG tattttgaaaaaaaatgctttCCAAACTGCACAAGACACCATAAGATTCCTCTCGGTTCCTTTCAATCAATGCTCTATAAACGATGAGTTCTGTATacacaaaattcataaaatagaGTGTTCAAAATATAG ATTTGCATTAAGCGCCCCATCAACAGCAGCATCTGTTGGTGATAATTGTAAAGAATTTTATAGAGAAGGATTTATTTTATCGGTAATTCTTGAAGATGGAAGTGTTGGTTTTGGGGAG GTTGCACCCCTTGAGATCCACAAAGAAAATCTTGTAGATGCTGAATATCAACTTAGGTTTCTTACACATGTCATGGAACAAGTAGATATTAGTAGCTTCCTCTCTCTATTGAAGGGCTCATTTTCATATTGGATATGGAATGAGTTGGGCATTTTG CCATCTTCAATTTTTCCTAGTGTAAGATGTGGTTTGGAAATGGCTATCCTCAATGCCATAGCGGATTCAAAAGGCTCTAACTTGTTGGACATACTCCATCCCTCAacaaatgaaaacaacaaatatgAAAGGTCATCAGAAATTCAGATTTGTGCGCTAGTTGATTCAAATCAATCTCCAGCCGAAGTAGCTAAAGTTGCAGCCGCACTAGTCAAGGAAGGATTTTCTGCAATTAAGCTGAAG GTAGCACGTGGTCGGGATCCAGTGCAAGATGCCACATTAATACAAGAAGTAAGAAAGGAAGTTGGTTGCCACATTATGATCCGTGCAGATGCAAATCGAAACTGGACTTTTGAGGAAGCTATGAAATTTGGCTCTTTGGTTAAGGATTGTAACCTGCAGTATATCGAg GAACCTGTTCAGGATGAAGATGATATTCTCAAGTTCTGTGAAGAAAGCGGATTACCTGTTGCCCTAGATGAAACCATAGATAAAATTCAAGAACATCCCCTGGAAAAGCTAGTGAAGTTTACCCATTCAGGAATAGTTGCTGTT GTTATTAAGCCAAGTGTTGTTGGTGGATTTGAGAATGCAGCATTAATTGCACAATGGGCGCACCAACTCGGGAAGATGGCTGTTGTCAGTTCTGCATTTGAAAGCAGTTTGAGTCTGTCGGCATATACTCAGTTTTCTAGTTATCTTGACATACAGAGATCAAATACATTCAAATTGTTCGATGTTAAGGAAGCACCTTCTGTAGCTCATGGTCTAGGAACCTATCGTTGGCTTAAAGAAGACATAACGCTTGATCCTCTTTTGATTGGTCGTAATCCACGTAGTGGTTTGGTCGAAGCATCTGTGGAAAACGCTAGTCGGTTGCTAAGTAACTTTCAAGTCGACCAGAATGTCATCTGCAATATTATAGCTGAGGAGAAAGTTTGTCGGTATCAATTGAATGTAGAGCATAACAATTTATCGTGTTCTTTTGAAGTTTGTGAGACTGGTCTTAAAACAAAT GATAATATACTAGTATTTCTTCATGGTTTTCTTGGAAGTGGTGAAGACTGGATTACTATCATGAAGACCTTTTCTGAATCAGCAAGATGCATTTCAATTGACCTTCCTGGTCATGGAAAATCAATATTACATGGTGTaaaaagtgcttctgaggaacCATCGTTGTCGCTGGAGATAATTGCTGATATATTACATAAACTAACTCATCATGTAGCACCAGCTAAAATTACACTAGTTGGGTATTCAATGGGAGCAAGGATCGCATTGTATATGGCACTGAGATTTAGCAGCAAG ATAAAGGGAGCTGTGTTGATATCTGCAAGCCCTGGACTAAAAGATAAATTGGCAAGAAAAATCCGTGCAGCTAAAGATGATTCCAGAGCATGCTCTGTCATTGCACATGGTTTACAGCTTTTTCTCAGCTCCTGGTATGCTGGAGAGCTGTGGAAAAG CTTAAGAAGCCATCCTCATTTCAATCGAATCACTGCCAGTCGCTTGCAGCATAATGATGTACACAATCTTGCACAGATCCTGTCTGGATTAAGCATAGGAAGGCATCC GCCTTTGTGGGAAGATTTGCCGAATTGTAGAGTACCTCTTCTTATCATACACGGAGAGAAGGATaagaaatttaagaaaattgctCAAGCAATGATGAATGCAATAAACTCTTGCCTGGGGAGTAAACTTGAAGAAGTGAATGACATACACGAGGTTGTTGAGATTCCTAACTGTGGGCATGCTGCCCATTTGGAGAATCCTCTTCCTCTCATTGCTGCCTTGAGACAATTCCTCACAAGACTATAG
- the LOC25501491 gene encoding protein PHYLLO, chloroplastic isoform X2 has product MELKESPSSSQFCARLSATLTVSNNMLDHSIEFSHSLNESANINAVWASLLVEECTRLGLTYFCVAPGSRSSPLAVAAASHQLITCISCFDERSLAFHAVGYGRGSHIPAVVITSSGTAVSNLLPAVVEASQDFVPLILLTADRPPELLDCGANQAIDQVNHFGSFVRFFFNLPAPTDQIPAKIVLTTLDSAVHRATTSPCGPVHINCPFREPLESSPLRWLSSCLKGLNFWMTNADPFTKYIHMQLSHPCINAPGEMIEVLNLIQRANSGLLLFGAIHSEDEMWAALLLAKHLQWPVVADILSGLRLRKLLTSFSDIERNFIFVDNLDHALLSDSVKSWLKIDVVIQIGSRITSKRICQILEECVPSSYIMVDRHPFRHDPSHIVTHRIQTTIFYFVGCLLEVTFPHSRSIWSTSLRLLSKMVEWQIQFQITAESSLTEPYVAHVMSKALYPESALFLGNSMPIRDVDMYGHSGPIHDHSVASLMLNSDLPLTLMRVAANRGASGIDGLLSTAIGFAVGCNKKVFCVIGDISLLHDTNGLAILNQRKLRKPMTILVVNNHGGAIFSVLPLADKVERSILHQYFYTSHNISIRELCLAHSIKHLHVKTKAELDEALCVAHHEQMDCMVEIESSIDANANFHSILKKNAFQTAQDTIRFLSVPFNQCSINDEFCIHKIHKIECSKYRFALSAPSTAASVGDNCKEFYREGFILSVILEDGSVGFGEVAPLEIHKENLVDAEYQLRFLTHVMEQVDISSFLSLLKGSFSYWIWNELGILPSSIFPSVRCGLEMAILNAIADSKGSNLLDILHPSTNENNKYERSSEIQICALVDSNQSPAEVAKVAAALVKEGFSAIKLKVARGRDPVQDATLIQEVRKEVGCHIMIRADANRNWTFEEAMKFGSLVKDCNLQYIEEPVQDEDDILKFCEESGLPVALDETIDKIQEHPLEKLVKFTHSGIVAVVIKPSVVGGFENAALIAQWAHQLGKMAVVSSAFESSLSLSAYTQFSSYLDIQRSNTFKLFDVKEAPSVAHGLGTYRWLKEDITLDPLLIGRNPRSGLVEASVENASRLLSNFQVDQNVICNIIAEEKVCRYQLNVEHNNLSCSFEVCETGLKTNDNILVFLHGFLGSGEDWITIMKTFSESARCISIDLPGHGKSILHGVKSASEEPSLSLEIIADILHKLTHHVAPAKITLVGYSMGARIALYMALRFSSKIKGAVLISASPGLKDKLARKIRAAKDDSRACSVIAHGLQLFLSSWYAGELWKSLRSHPHFNRITASRLQHNDVHNLAQILSGLSIGRHPPLWEDLPNCRVPLLIIHGEKDKKFKKIAQAMMNAINSCLGSKLEEVNDIHEVVEIPNCGHAAHLENPLPLIAALRQFLTRL; this is encoded by the exons ATGGAACTG AAAGAGTCTCCATCTTCTAGTCAATTCTGTGCCAGGCTTTCAGCAACCCTCACTGTTTCAAATAACATG TTGGATCATTCCATTGAATTTTCGCACTCACTGAACGAAAGCGCCAATATCAATGCTGTTTGGGCATCACTTTTAGTTGAAGAATGTACACGACTTGGTTTGACG tatttttgtGTGGCACCTGGATCTAGATCTTCCCCACTTGCTGTTGCCGCTGCAAGTCACCAATTAATTACTTGTATTTCATGCTTTGATGAACGTTCACTTGCATTTCATGCTGTTGGATATGGAAGAGGTTCTCACATTCCAGCAGTAGTCATAACATCATCAGGCACTGCAGTTTCAAACCTTCTTCCAGCT GTTGTGGAGGCTAGTCAAGATTTTGTGCCGCTTATTTTACTTACAGCTGATCGACCTCCAGAGCTTCTGGATTGTGGGGCAAACCAAGCAATTGATCAG GTGAACCATTTTGGTTCTTTTGTGAGATTTTTCTTTAATCTCCCTGCACCAACAGATCAGATTCCCGCAAAGATAGTACTTACTACTCTTGATTCTGCTGTACATCGGGCAACAACTTCTCCATGTGGTCCCGTGCATATTAACTGCCCTTTCCGAGAGCCTTTGGAAAGCAGTCCCCTCCGCTGGTTATCAAGCTGTTTAAAAGGATTAAACTTCTGGATGACTAATGCTGACCCATTTACCAAGTATATTCATATGCAATTGTCTCATCCATGTATAAATGCTCCTGGTGAAATGATTGAAGTTTTAAATCTGATTCAAAGAGCCAACAGTGGTCTTCTACTATTTGGTGCAATCCATTCAGAGGATGAGATGTGGGCTGCTCTGCTTTTAGCTAAACACCTCCAGTGGCCTGTTGTAGCAGATATCTTGTCAGGGTTGCGGTTGAGAAAgcttttaacttctttttctgatattgaaagaaattttatttttgtcgaTAATCTTGATCATGCTCTTCTCTCAGATTCTGTCAAGAGCTGGTTGAAGATTGATGTAGTTATTCAG ATAGGAAGCAGGATAACCAGCAAACGAATCTGTCAAATTCTTGAGGAATGTGTCCCTTCTTCATATATTATGGTTGACAGGCATCCATTTCGTCATGATCCATCGCATATTGTAACCCATCGGATACAAACTACCATCTTTTATTTTGTGGGCTGTTTACTTGAGGTTACTTTTCCACATTCAAGGAGCATATGGAGCACTTCCCTACGGTTGCTGAGTAAAATG GTTGAATGGCAGATACAATTTCAGATCACTGCTGAGTCCTCCCTAACTGAACCTTATGTTGCACATGTGATGTCAAAAGCTCTTTACCCTGAATCTGCTCTTTTCCTGGGTAACAGTATGCCTATTCGTGATGTAGATATGTATGGACATAGTGGACCCATACATGATCATAGTGTTGCATCTCTTATGCTAAATTCAGACCTACCACTTACCTTGATGAGAGTAGCTGCTAACAGGGGAGCTAGTGGTATTGATGGGTTACTCAGCACGGCCATTGGTTTTGCTGTAGGATGCAACAAAAAG GTGTTCTGTGTAATTGGAGATATTTCATTGTTGCATGATACAAACGGTCTGGCAATTTTGAACCAGCG gAAATTGCGGAAACCAATGACAATTCTTGTGGTTAATAACCACGGAGGTGCAATTTTCAGTGTTCTTCCTTTGGCAGATAAAGTTGAACGAAGTATACTGCATCAATATTTCTACACCTCTCACAACATTTCAATCCGTGAGCTATGCTTGGCACATAG TATCAAACATTTACATGTGAAGACAAAGGCGGAACTCGATGAAGCTCTGTGTGTAGCTCATCATGAACAGATGGATTGTATGGTTGAAATTGAGAGTTCCATTGATGCCAATGCCAATTTTCACAG tattttgaaaaaaaatgctttCCAAACTGCACAAGACACCATAAGATTCCTCTCGGTTCCTTTCAATCAATGCTCTATAAACGATGAGTTCTGTATacacaaaattcataaaatagaGTGTTCAAAATATAG ATTTGCATTAAGCGCCCCATCAACAGCAGCATCTGTTGGTGATAATTGTAAAGAATTTTATAGAGAAGGATTTATTTTATCGGTAATTCTTGAAGATGGAAGTGTTGGTTTTGGGGAG GTTGCACCCCTTGAGATCCACAAAGAAAATCTTGTAGATGCTGAATATCAACTTAGGTTTCTTACACATGTCATGGAACAAGTAGATATTAGTAGCTTCCTCTCTCTATTGAAGGGCTCATTTTCATATTGGATATGGAATGAGTTGGGCATTTTG CCATCTTCAATTTTTCCTAGTGTAAGATGTGGTTTGGAAATGGCTATCCTCAATGCCATAGCGGATTCAAAAGGCTCTAACTTGTTGGACATACTCCATCCCTCAacaaatgaaaacaacaaatatgAAAGGTCATCAGAAATTCAGATTTGTGCGCTAGTTGATTCAAATCAATCTCCAGCCGAAGTAGCTAAAGTTGCAGCCGCACTAGTCAAGGAAGGATTTTCTGCAATTAAGCTGAAG GTAGCACGTGGTCGGGATCCAGTGCAAGATGCCACATTAATACAAGAAGTAAGAAAGGAAGTTGGTTGCCACATTATGATCCGTGCAGATGCAAATCGAAACTGGACTTTTGAGGAAGCTATGAAATTTGGCTCTTTGGTTAAGGATTGTAACCTGCAGTATATCGAg GAACCTGTTCAGGATGAAGATGATATTCTCAAGTTCTGTGAAGAAAGCGGATTACCTGTTGCCCTAGATGAAACCATAGATAAAATTCAAGAACATCCCCTGGAAAAGCTAGTGAAGTTTACCCATTCAGGAATAGTTGCTGTT GTTATTAAGCCAAGTGTTGTTGGTGGATTTGAGAATGCAGCATTAATTGCACAATGGGCGCACCAACTCGGGAAGATGGCTGTTGTCAGTTCTGCATTTGAAAGCAGTTTGAGTCTGTCGGCATATACTCAGTTTTCTAGTTATCTTGACATACAGAGATCAAATACATTCAAATTGTTCGATGTTAAGGAAGCACCTTCTGTAGCTCATGGTCTAGGAACCTATCGTTGGCTTAAAGAAGACATAACGCTTGATCCTCTTTTGATTGGTCGTAATCCACGTAGTGGTTTGGTCGAAGCATCTGTGGAAAACGCTAGTCGGTTGCTAAGTAACTTTCAAGTCGACCAGAATGTCATCTGCAATATTATAGCTGAGGAGAAAGTTTGTCGGTATCAATTGAATGTAGAGCATAACAATTTATCGTGTTCTTTTGAAGTTTGTGAGACTGGTCTTAAAACAAAT GATAATATACTAGTATTTCTTCATGGTTTTCTTGGAAGTGGTGAAGACTGGATTACTATCATGAAGACCTTTTCTGAATCAGCAAGATGCATTTCAATTGACCTTCCTGGTCATGGAAAATCAATATTACATGGTGTaaaaagtgcttctgaggaacCATCGTTGTCGCTGGAGATAATTGCTGATATATTACATAAACTAACTCATCATGTAGCACCAGCTAAAATTACACTAGTTGGGTATTCAATGGGAGCAAGGATCGCATTGTATATGGCACTGAGATTTAGCAGCAAG ATAAAGGGAGCTGTGTTGATATCTGCAAGCCCTGGACTAAAAGATAAATTGGCAAGAAAAATCCGTGCAGCTAAAGATGATTCCAGAGCATGCTCTGTCATTGCACATGGTTTACAGCTTTTTCTCAGCTCCTGGTATGCTGGAGAGCTGTGGAAAAG CTTAAGAAGCCATCCTCATTTCAATCGAATCACTGCCAGTCGCTTGCAGCATAATGATGTACACAATCTTGCACAGATCCTGTCTGGATTAAGCATAGGAAGGCATCC GCCTTTGTGGGAAGATTTGCCGAATTGTAGAGTACCTCTTCTTATCATACACGGAGAGAAGGATaagaaatttaagaaaattgctCAAGCAATGATGAATGCAATAAACTCTTGCCTGGGGAGTAAACTTGAAGAAGTGAATGACATACACGAGGTTGTTGAGATTCCTAACTGTGGGCATGCTGCCCATTTGGAGAATCCTCTTCCTCTCATTGCTGCCTTGAGACAATTCCTCACAAGACTATAG